In Natronococcus occultus SP4, the following proteins share a genomic window:
- a CDS encoding glutathione S-transferase family protein has product MLDALLDLAEIIAAFGGGAFGAALGPLPAFIFTGFMVIAGEAATLVDPDAAAITDQVAFGPPFSPAISFAGGVAATAYAARRGYMDTGFDYHEAKNISYALGTKPDVLAVGGAFGILGYWLVVLSESLGMPYDPIAMGVVLSAFAHRLILGYSIIGKVRGANILDMGPFEREEMRVIGESATDGGIETDGGEVQAKAAATQKERLKVEPWLPHQYKWGHVAMLGLAAGILGAYVGVVTGSAFLGFGISAASLVFLNCGVEKIPVTHHITLPAATAALAVYVPADGGIAEGAPVAYDSGALLAGTGTEVALIVGLVIGVLAALFGELFQRVFFAHGDTHVDPPAAGIVFGTFLVAILYVLGVFPTTVWVPWF; this is encoded by the coding sequence ATGCTCGACGCACTCCTCGACCTCGCCGAGATCATCGCCGCGTTCGGCGGGGGTGCGTTCGGCGCCGCGCTCGGCCCGCTGCCGGCATTTATCTTCACCGGCTTCATGGTGATCGCGGGCGAGGCTGCGACGCTGGTCGATCCCGACGCGGCTGCGATCACCGATCAGGTCGCGTTCGGACCGCCGTTCTCGCCGGCTATTAGCTTCGCCGGCGGCGTCGCGGCGACGGCTTACGCCGCTCGCCGAGGGTATATGGACACTGGTTTCGACTACCACGAGGCCAAAAACATTTCCTACGCGCTCGGGACGAAACCCGACGTGCTGGCGGTCGGTGGCGCCTTCGGCATCCTGGGCTACTGGCTCGTCGTCCTCTCGGAGAGCCTCGGAATGCCCTACGACCCCATCGCGATGGGGGTCGTCCTCTCGGCGTTTGCTCACCGGCTGATCCTGGGCTACAGTATCATCGGCAAGGTCCGGGGGGCGAACATTCTGGATATGGGCCCCTTCGAACGCGAAGAAATGCGCGTCATCGGCGAATCCGCGACCGACGGCGGGATCGAGACCGACGGTGGCGAGGTGCAGGCGAAAGCCGCCGCGACCCAGAAGGAACGGCTCAAGGTCGAGCCGTGGCTCCCCCACCAGTACAAGTGGGGTCACGTCGCCATGCTCGGGCTCGCCGCAGGGATCCTCGGCGCCTACGTCGGAGTCGTTACCGGCAGCGCCTTCCTCGGATTCGGGATCAGCGCGGCCTCGCTGGTCTTCCTCAACTGCGGCGTCGAGAAGATCCCGGTAACCCACCACATCACGCTGCCGGCGGCGACCGCCGCGCTTGCGGTGTACGTTCCCGCCGACGGCGGGATCGCGGAAGGCGCTCCGGTCGCTTACGACAGCGGCGCGTTGCTTGCGGGAACCGGTACCGAGGTCGCCCTGATCGTCGGTCTCGTTATCGGGGTGCTCGCCGCGCTGTTCGGCGAACTCTTCCAGCGGGTGTTCTTCGCTCACGGCGACACCCACGTCGACCCGCCCGCCGCGGGGATCGTCTTCGGAACCTTCCTCGTCGCGATCCTGTACGTCCTCGGGGTCTTCCCGACGACGGTCTGGGTCCCGTGGTTCTGA
- a CDS encoding phosphoglycolate phosphatase: MTADPPLVLDIDGTLTRPESWGLDPRVLDPIRDWEAPVVIATGKAFPYPVALCHFAGIPELVVAENGGVVYTGEDVFFTADREAAQAVAERYRGAGYELGWGAEDTVNRWRETEVAINLDQPVEPLREIAAEYGLEVVDTGYAYHVKDADPNKGDGVETIADRVGFDLAESVAVGDSINDVSTFEVVDRSFAVANADRAATEAADEVLEDAHADGTLSVLERVRGSR, encoded by the coding sequence ATGACCGCCGACCCGCCGCTCGTGCTCGACATCGACGGCACGCTGACCCGCCCCGAAAGCTGGGGTCTTGACCCGCGTGTCCTCGATCCCATCCGCGACTGGGAGGCCCCGGTCGTGATCGCCACCGGGAAGGCCTTCCCCTATCCTGTCGCGCTCTGTCACTTCGCCGGGATTCCCGAACTCGTCGTCGCCGAGAACGGCGGCGTCGTCTACACCGGCGAGGACGTCTTCTTCACCGCCGATCGGGAGGCAGCCCAGGCCGTCGCCGAGCGCTACCGGGGTGCGGGGTACGAGCTCGGCTGGGGCGCCGAGGACACCGTCAACCGCTGGCGCGAGACCGAGGTTGCGATCAACCTTGACCAGCCCGTCGAGCCGCTGCGGGAGATCGCCGCGGAGTACGGCCTCGAGGTCGTCGACACGGGCTACGCCTACCACGTCAAGGACGCCGACCCGAACAAGGGCGACGGCGTCGAGACCATCGCCGACCGCGTCGGCTTCGACCTCGCCGAGAGCGTCGCCGTCGGCGACTCGATCAACGACGTCTCGACGTTCGAAGTCGTCGACCGGAGTTTCGCGGTGGCAAACGCCGACCGGGCCGCGACCGAGGCCGCCGACGAAGTCCTCGAAGACGCCCACGCCGACGGAACGCTGTCCGTCCTCGAGCGCGTTCGCGGGAGTCGATAA